The sequence below is a genomic window from Pongo abelii isolate AG06213 chromosome 15, NHGRI_mPonAbe1-v2.0_pri, whole genome shotgun sequence.
cacaaggtgctctgaataGCTCAGAGGAAGAGGTGGGAGGGGTCCCCGGACCCGGGGCCGCTCGAGGTTAGCCGGTCACAGCGAGCCTTGTAGAGATCGCGCTCCCGGGCCAGGCGGGCCACCTCGGCCCGCAGCGCGTCCAGCTGGGCGGCCAGGCGGGCGCGCTCGGCCTCCAGCCCGCGCCGCTGCTGCAGCCGCTTGGAGCGACAGGCCTGCGCGTAGCCGCGGTTCTTCAGCGTGCGGCGCCTCTGCTTCAGCCGCAGCGCCTCGTCGCGACCGCAGCCCCGCAGCTGCCGGTTTAGCTCCCGCACAGACATCGAGACCAGCGCCGCGTCGGAAAACCGCTCTGCCAGCTGCGGAGGGAGAGTGCAGAAACCGGGTCAGCGCCAGGTCGCACCCAGCTCGGCCCTGAGGGCCCGACGCTACCTGGCTCCGCCCCGGGACAGCCCCGCCCCGGCTCCCACCTTCACCGGAAGGTTCGCCCTTCCACGCAGTCTGTTTCAGTCCAGACCCCGCCCCAGGCCCCGACGCTCCCCGGGCCCCCCAGCTGACCGTTGCTCCAGTCAGGCGGGCGCCCCACGGTGCAGGGCCGACCACTGTCAGGCAAGCCCATCGCGCACCTAAACCCCGGGCTCGTCTCTGGGATCCCCGGCATCCAGTTCCAGGCCCGGGTGTGTCCGATGTACCCGCACCCAGACAGCCCCCAACCTTCCAACGCGCTGCGTTTCCCTGTCCTGAAGCCCGCAACCCGGTGACCCTCACAGGATTTGGATTACATCCTAATGCCCTCAACACCCCCATCTGTGTCTGTAATTAATAGGATGAGTCCCAATCCTTCTTGAGAAGGTTGGGGGCTGGGAAGCACGAAGTCTTGAAAAGGCCAATCTAAACCAGTCTTAACCCAGCTCCACTCCACACATAACCCTTTCCCCTGGTTTCCACACACCGTGTATCTGTTTACCTCCCGGAGTCGCCCACTCCCCAGCTCAGTTCTTCCCTTTGGATTCTCTGCTAATCTTATCTTCTCCCTGCTCCTCCTGGTTCAGCCTACTCATTTCTCTCCAttttaagaaaagagagagaagcagaatgtAGTTTTCTCGATCTGATTTCTTTCAAGGGACCTTcttcccttctcctgccctctgTCGCCTGTCCCAGTCCATAACCCCCTCTGGGAGCAACCCTTCTTCTCTTGGGCAGTCCTCCTTCCTTGCCTTGCCTCCCCTCAGGCCAGCTTGCTGACCACTCACCTGGACGTGCTGGGCTCCTGTCTCCTCTGGGCTCCCTGGGTAGTAGCCGTGGGGCCCATCAACAGGGActgggccctgcccctgcagcagctCCACAGCCTCTTCAGGACTCAGCCCCAAtgcctccccagcccccagctgcTGCTGCAGTGTAGCCAGCCAGTACAGCTCCTCCAGGCCTGGCCGGGTGCCCTCGGTCGCCCCCGCCATGCCTGGTTCACTGAAGGTGGGTGAAGGAGGCACTGAGCTGTAAGGTGTGGAGCCCAGTGAGGCTGTAGGGGGGCCAGGTCGGCCCTCAGAGGGCTCCCGCTTTACCTCAAACTTCATCAAGTCAAAGTCATTGACATATTCCATGGCCAGGGGGCTGGGGGGCAGGGCCATTCTGGAGCTGGGCTGGGAGGAGTGCACCTGCAAAGAGGAGGAGAGGTCTGGAGCACATGGAGGCCACCTACCATCCCCTCTTCACCAAGTCCCTCTTCCCTCAAAGCCAAGTGCCCTGGAGCAAGAGTTTGGGAAAGCCAGAGGGATGGTGCAGCTCTGTTCactgcagagtccccaccaggCTGAAGAGTAACCTTTCAGAGGGCAGGGGCTCCTGACAGGGGACAAGCAGCTGAATTCctgaaggaggaagaggacaGCACAGCCTCTTGCCCCACTGATGCCTCAGGATCTATGAAAAGCAAGAGCAGTATGGCACTGCTCCCAACCCTAGTGCTGAGACATGCCGAGAGGTCTGTCATCTCAAGAGGCATCATTCCATTTCCaagccatttttttaaattgcttaatTAACTGTGACAGAGTGAGTGTATATTTTAGGGCAGTGGGAAGGCATGTATGCTCTGAATTTTAAGATCCAAGGATAATGTGTTCTTATAGCTCTCTGTCTCTCAAAGCACTCAGGGAAGTGCCTCGCCTATAGAAGACCCTCAGTGTACATTTGTTCCATGGATTAATCAACCAATGAATCCCTTTTGTAGCGGCAAGAGGCTTtatatggaaaaaagaaagttcCTAGAATTAGTTCTAGAAAGATCAGAATCAACTGGCCACCATCTTTCCTCAAGGCCAGTCTCTCCAAGGGGAACAGACCAAGATTGATTTTCCTTCTATTCAGAACTTGTTATGTTGTGTGAACTTGAGCAGATCACCTTCACCCTTCTGACCCGTTTTCCCTTCTGTTCAATGAGGGCAGTTAGACTTTGTAACATATACCAAAGAGTGTTCTCTGGAACACTGATTCTGAACAATACCTATGAAGAGGTCTGTGCTCAGATAACTTTGAGAAATATTGCCTCCTATCCCTACCTCTTACAGATTCACATAGCACAAGAGCATATTAACCTGAGCGATCCTTTAGTAAACCATCTGTTCAAGTTCAACAAAAAGTGTCCTAAACTTATGTCACCAAGGAACCCTCCTGTCTGTTATCAACCATGGGGCACATGTTCACCTGAGGAACTTCTGGCTGGGTGACCTCAGATACCCTTCCTAGCCTTGAAGTCCAAGCTCTAGTCCAGCTCCCAATTCCAGTaactcccaccccatccccagaaGGTGCGCAGCATGGAGTGTTCATCCCCAGGGCTTAGACTTCGGCTTCTTCTAGATGCCCCAAGCCTAGGTAGCCCTCTTTCCAACCACATCTCAGACCCCCAGGCTCCACCCAGAGAGGCAAAGAGGAAGACCCAGGCCTCTCTCTTCCTGTTCCAGGGCAGGGTTGCTGCCCTCTCTATGGAACCTGTCACCCTTGAGGGGACAGAGGGGATGGAAACAGACACAGATTAAAGGAACTGGGTCTTGGCAGAAAGGAGATGGTGAGACACTGAGAGAGGTATCCAGAAAGAATTGGATGTACAGAAGGAGTAGTGGGGAAGGTTGTTTATCTTTCTGACGTGATAGCAGTGAGGGACACAGGCCAGTCAGGGTGGGAGTGGAGTAGGGTACCAAGGTGTGAGGATTCTTGAAAACAGACAACAGAGAGCAGGTGTTGAAAGAGGGGGTTCTAGGTGAGCAGCCTGGCACCCAGGTAGGCCCTGGATATACTCACTTTAGAAATGGCCGAGAGGATGTGGTCAGTGCCAGAGCCAAACAGGCACAGCTTCCCAGGAGACTGAAGGCTCCATGGAGCAGGGCCTGGTGCCTCTGCTCAGCTCCAGGGGGCTGTGGGCACAGAGCCCAAAGGGCATTCTTAAAGGGCCAGCTCTCTGAGGTCATCTGTGGTCCTGAGGCCTCCAACCAATGAGGTAAGGAGATCATTTGCATATCTTAttggcctggggttgggggaaatggagagagaggagagtACAAGTATGCTTATTCTCAAAGAAggaaagggtgtatcttccccaACAAAGATCCTCACTGATGATCCAACTCCCAAGTGCTCAGTTTCCCAGTTCGGACAGAAACATGGGTCTGAACCACCACCCCTCTATGTGAACACAACCCTCAGCCCTAGCCATGCATAGTCTGGGACTGGAAAAAGAGGACCAGACAAACTCCCAGCACCCCCACCTTCCAAGGCCCTGCAGCCCCTCATCTGTCTTTGGAGACTATAAGCTCTCCCACGCCCACTCTCACCTGGCCTATTGGATCTGTTTCCTATTTTCAAGAATCCTCACATTTCTGCCTCTGCCCCACCTTCATGCTGACTGGTCTTATGCCCCTCATGGCCATTGCATTAGAAAGGAAAGCAACTTTTCCCACAGGGGATCTCCAGGACTTGACCACCGTATTTTGTCTCTCCCATTCTTGCTGATCCAGCCCCAGGACAGGCAGCCCAGCTTGGGAGAACGAGTAGGAAAAAAGAGAACAGGGAACTCTGTTCCTTCCTTCTGGGCCTCAAGGGATACTGAAATCTAATCACCACCAGTCCATCGGAGACACTTTTGTAACTGGCCTCACATGCCCTCTGCTTTCTCTCACCTtttccctgtgtgtgtctctgcccctCTCTCCTCTGTCACTCATTCTAGTTCCCAGATGGCTGAGGGGTGACCTACATTTTCAGCCTAATCCCCTAACACCTCTTAGAGCTATCATCCCTGAGTAGGAGTGGGAACAGGGATACTAGGAATTATCCAAGGAGATGTTTAAACCTGTCCGAAGCTGTTTAAATAGGGTCTATGGACTTAAAGGCCACTCCCTACCTTCTGAGGCCACCCAAATACTCCCATGGGGTTAACAGGTCCTCTTTCTCAACACAGAGGCCTGGGTGTCCATCAGACCCCAAAGGTCATCACTTATAAAACTTAACCTGGTCCCAGCCTTAGATGTTGGGGAAGAGCTGGCAGATACAGATTATCTAAGATGGTGGTTTCTGAAGTGTGGTCCCCAGAGCAGCAGCATCcatatcacctgggaacttgctagaaataCATGTTATCTGATCTCACCTTAAATctactgagtcagaaactctgggggtggagcccagaaatctgtgttttaagcCCCTTCCAGCAAGTCTGACATGCTTGAAAGtttaaaggccaggcacggtggctcatgcctgtaatcccagcattttgggaggccaaggtgggcagatcacttgaggtcaggagttcaagaccagcctggccaacatggtgaaaccccgtttctactaaaaatacaaaaattagctgggcatagtggcagccacctgtaatgccagctactcctacagaggcaggagaatcgcttgaacctgggaggcggaggttgcagtgagccgagatcatgccactgcactccagcttggacaacagagagagactccatctcaaaaaaaaaaaagaaaagaaaagaaaaggaagaaggtttGAGAACCACACAGAATGCCTGCAGTCTACCCAGCTTCCTTGGGGAGGCATGTATATATGTCTGTCTGTGCGTGTGTATGTGGTCTCTCCTTCCATGCTTTCCATACACATATTGGAAAACCTAGATCAGATGACATCACTCTCTTCCCACACCTGGGTTTCTGTTTTAAGGAGCAGAAACCATCGTCACCATTCAAGCTTCTCTGTGTGACTGCGTGGATCTACTGCTgttttctcaaaagaataaaaaagcctaAGGCCTAGGAACCAACCACAAAATGGGAATGAGGATCATGGAGAGGCAGGACCCCACACACATGCCCATGGAATGTAGCTCTCTAAAGTGGACACCCAGGAAAGAGACTCTACAATTTCCCTGGTTGAAGAAGGAATGGGAAGTGTTGAGTGCAGCCCCTTTTTCATGCCTGCTCTGGCCTGGCCAGACACTTGCCCCCAACCAGCAGCTGTCAGGTCTGCACTGATCCTCTTGTTTACTGGAGGGCTCAAAGGAGAGGTGGGAGGGCTAAGCTGCTAACGGGCTAAGGGAGTCAGACTAAACAAGCTCAGGCGAGTTGAGCTGCTTGGGGCTCAGACCAGGCACCACTAAACCAGGGAAAGGAGTTGGGGGAGTGAGGGTTGGGCCCAGTCTGGGCCAGAGGAAAGGACCAAGGGCACAGAGAGGAGAGTCTGTGGCAGTCAGTGGGGACCCAGAAAGCAGAGCCCATCTCCCATATCCACTGGAGACTGAGAAATGAATACTGAGACTAATGGGCTCAAGGACATCTAGGGATGAAAAAGATGAAGCCAGTGTGACTCCAGGAATAATAGAACAGAGGAAGGAGACTAAGGAGGCAGTAGGTGTAGATGTGAGATAGAGGACAGGACAAGTCAGGGTCTCCATGGGGATTTGGATTAAAGGAGACAGAAAGATGTAGGCACATGGACGAGATGGATAAAGAAAGGAAGTCTTCTAGGAGAGGACCAAGAAGGGAGTAGGGGACAACAAGGACTAGAACAGTAAGAGTGGTAGAAGGAAGGGACAGGACATAAGATTGGGGACCAAGACCTAGACACCAATACAAAGAAACAGACAGTGGCCAAAGGACAGAAAGGTAGCAAGATATGGATGGAGTGATAAAGAGGGGCAGGCAGGCAAAGGGCCTGCAGGGGTGGGGTagaaaatgaagaggaaggagagaaaatgagacaGTCAGCATTCCAGGATGCTACCTCCTCTCCTCTGTCCTGCACTCTCATTTTTGGAACCCTGAAAGACTGGTTCTCATTCCTAGTTCTGGCTCATGGTGTCTAGATCTTCAGTAATAGATCCAAATCCTCAGCCTCTTCTTGGTGTACCTCCtacattcatttgacaaatgcaTATTAAACACCTGTTCTGCACCACGTCCTGAGTAAGGCATTAGCGACTCCTCAGTAACTTACACTGATACCAGCCCTGACTTCAAGAAACTTACAGACTGATGAAACAGAGAAACATCAAATTATTGCCTTTTGGCTGgatgcagaggctcatgcctgtcatcctagcactttggaaggccaagatgggtggatcgcttgagcccagaagttcaacaccagcctgagcaacatggcaaaaccctgtctctactaaaaatacaaaaactgaggtgggaggatcacctgagcctggggaggacaaagctgcagtgggccatgatggtgccactgcactctagctttggagacagaaagaaaccctgtctcaaaaaaataataataaataaattattgtccTTAGGCCCAGGCAGGAATGGCCCCTGTCCTGGGCGCTGTGCTTTAGAAGGCTCCACTCTGGCCCTCCTCTGGCTATGTCCCACCACATGGGTGAGGAGTCCAACTCTCCTCTGCCCATACCTTAATCCTCCCAGGACCACACTGCAGATAGCTAAGCATTCCCTGTCCAAAAGGCCCAAGCCCACTCCTAGGGCCCACGTGAACCTCTTCCCTGGGTTTGCCCTCCCACGGCTGGGCCACATGACTGGTTCACACTTTCTGAGGTCAAAGGGTAGACAAGGGGTAGCTGCTTGCAGGAGGCTGTGGACAGACTTGGGATGGCCTGATGGGAGGTCCACATGGTGCCACACAAGGCCCCTTGCAGTCCAAGATGGTGTCAGGGGTGGGAGGCAAAGTGGGCCCAGCTGAAGGCCAGTGGCCGAAACTATATCCCCCTACACCATCACATTCTGGTGCAGAACCCTGAGGAttccaaataaaatacaaatctgaACCTGGCTTTCCAGGCCATTGTGAAGTATGTATTTGTCAATGTATTTGTCAAGGTAGAAGAACAGAATATATTTTGTGTAACAGTTTGTTAGCCTgagttatactttttttttttttttttttgagatagctctgtcaccctggctggagtgcagtggtgtgatctcggctcactgcagcctctgcctcctgggttcaagtgattctcctggctcagcctatCGAGTagcagacatgcaccaccatgcctggctaattttttttttttttttttttttttgacacagagtcttgctctgtcccccaggctggagtgcagtggcgtgatctcggctgactgcaagttccgcctcctgggttcacgccattctcctgcctcagcctctggctggaactacaggcacccgccaccacgcccggctaatttttttttgtatttttagtagagatggggtttcaccgtgttagccaagatggtctcgatctcctgacctcatgatccgcctgcctcggcctcccaaagtgctgggattacagggcgtgagccactgcgcctggcctaatttttgtatttttagtagagacagggtttcatgttggccaggctggtcttgaactcctgacctcaagtgatccacccaccttagcctcccaaagcgctggggttataggcatgagccactgcgcctgacccggagttatacattttaatcttttttttttttttttttttttttttttttttgagacagggtctcgctctgtcacccaggctggagtgcagtggcacaatcatagctcactgcagccttgaactcctgggctcaagctatctcccACTTTAgtctcccaagcagttgggactacaggtgcacaccaccatgcctggctaattttttattttttgtagagaagaagtCTCACTaagttgttcaggctggtcttaaactcctgggttcaagtgatcctccagcctctgcctcccaaagcgctgggattacaaggcatgagccaccacacccagcccgttttaaatatttaaacacaagGTTTGAGGGCCTCTATTTGTACTCCTGCCGCAGGTCCTACATATGTTAGAGATGTGTCtacataaaaacaatttaaacagATGATTGTGCTATGAAGAAGAAGGGCAGGGTGCTATCAAATTTTCTTCCACGAAGACATACTCTAATACAAGGCCAGAGGGGATGTATCACAGGGACAGGTTGCCTAAGAAAGTCACGTTAAACCAAGACTGGTCAGGTGAATAAGAAGTGACCCTGCCTGGAGGTGTGGACAGAGTGGGAATTCCAGGCTGCAGAAACAACATatgcaaaggctctgaggcaggAAAGATGTAGACATGTTCACAAAACTGAGAAAAGATCCATGTAGCCAGAGAGTAGAAAGCCTGGAAGGTGGGAAGAACAGTGATAGGTGAGGCTGGAGAAGTCAGCAGGGGCCAGATCATGCAGAGCCTGGGAGGTCACATTAAGGGTTTGGGCTTTATTCTAAGAGCAGGGAGAAGCTACCGTAGggttttcagtagagacatgaTGTGATCAGATTTGTGTTCGAAAGGATCACGTATGTCAGCACTTTGTGTTTGTGGAGGAAGGCAACAATGAAATAAGAGTCAGATTAGAGGACTAATGCCATAACCAAGTTGAGCCTGGGGAATATCTGCAACTGGAAGCACactctgagacagaatcttgtgTGCAGGTGGTTTATTGGGGGGGAGGGGCACGGGGGGGACTTTCAAAGAAAGAGTAGCAAGACCCGAGAGAGGGAACAGTTGAATGGCACTGCAGTTGTGATCAGCTGAGCCTAAAGAGCTCTGGGGCTGGGATGGACCTTCAGAGTTGTCCCAAACTGAGACAAAGGGCTAGGCCTCTGTACTTTATAACAACCATTCATTGGATACATACTGCCCCCAGGAAGCGGGCATTGCATTTGGTGAGACAGCTCCCTTTGGCCACAGGTAGTGCTCAAGGAAGTACTCAGCTGTGAGCCATCAGCAGCCAACACTCAGCAGCTGGAACAATGAGCATCATGATCCTGAAGCGGGAATCTGGGCTGCACACCACAGCATCACTACTCAGGGGGTGTGAGACTTCAAGGATGAACCCAGAGGCCCCAGAGAGGACAATGCAGATCACACTCTGCCCCCTGGTGGTACTCCTTGGACATGGGGCCAGCTGGTGGGCCAGGCTCTCCAGGCAGGGAACTAAAGAAAAGTGTGTGGCAGATAAGGGGAAATGAGCAGTGCAAGGAAATCCGCACGTGAGCCCCTTGCTCCGTCAGCCTAAAGCTAGAGAAGAAAGTAATGGTGGGGAAGAAGAATTCAGAAATGTGgcactcattcattcttttcttcaacCAACTTTTATTAAGTGCCTATTATAGGCCAGGTACTGCTAGGAACTAGGAGAAAAACAAGACTGAAATCATCACTCTAGTGAGGATTACACAGATATAAAAGTAACTATAGTATAGTAAAGTACAAAAATATAGGCATATACATGGGATAGAAGCAACACAGATGAAATAGATGTTCATTCTAACGGACGAACAGAaaaggcgtgtgtgtgtgtgtgtgtgtgtgtgtgtgtgtgtgtgtgtgtgtgtttgagacagagtcttgctgtgttgcccaggctggagtgcagtggtgcgatcttggctcactgcaacctccgtctcccaggttcaagcgattctcctgcctcagcctcctgagttgctgggactaccggcgtgcaccaccacaccgagctaatttttgtatttttagtagagacggggtttcaccatgttggccaggatggtgtgtGTTTAATTTGAGTGCAGATGCCCAGAAAAAGTTCACAGAAGTGCTCTGGAAACTTCAGAGTTCAGTACGTAGGAGAAAAGGAGGCAAGTGGGGATGTGAGGATGACAACATTAGATAAATAGGAGTCAGATTATGAAGGACATAAGATATCATGTGATGGAAAGAGCCTTGAAGAGATTTTAAGCTTAAGAGTGATATGATCTAATTTTTAATGGTAAATCAAGGGGACAGTATAGGATTTATGGGGAGAGGGGGACTTGGTAATTAGAGTCAGAAAGATGAGGATTCAGATTCCATTTCTCCTGCTAACCATTTGTGTGACTCTGAGcaaatgactcttttttttttcaatatacaCAAAGCAATTTTATTTGTGTGCACTTGTGGTAAATAATTAGAACATTTCATTCATAATagc
It includes:
- the NRL gene encoding neural retina-specific leucine zipper protein isoform X2, with the translated sequence MALPPSPLAMEYVNDFDLMKFEVKREPSEGRPGPPTASLGSTPYSSVPPSPTFSEPGMAGATEGTRPGLEELYWLATLQQQLGAGEALGLSPEEAVELLQGQGPVPVDGPHGYYPGSPEETGAQHVQLAERFSDAALVSMSVRELNRQLRGCGRDEALRLKQRRRTLKNRGYAQACRSKRLQQRRGLEAERARLAAQLDALRAEVARLARERDLYKARCDRLTSSGPGSGDPSHLFL
- the NRL gene encoding neural retina-specific leucine zipper protein isoform X1 gives rise to the protein MRRPGSAERSEEGEEVLRVADRDREVRGERGREGEVQAETRSTGRLPSQETRGAGGWTHSSRPCPPPPRMGNLAEAESRRAPLAAPRGRAQRKVHSSQPSSRMALPPSPLAMEYVNDFDLMKFEVKREPSEGRPGPPTASLGSTPYSSVPPSPTFSEPGMAGATEGTRPGLEELYWLATLQQQLGAGEALGLSPEEAVELLQGQGPVPVDGPHGYYPGSPEETGAQHVQLAERFSDAALVSMSVRELNRQLRGCGRDEALRLKQRRRTLKNRGYAQACRSKRLQQRRGLEAERARLAAQLDALRAEVARLARERDLYKARCDRLTSSGPGSGDPSHLFL